The following proteins are co-located in the Flavobacteriales bacterium genome:
- a CDS encoding TIGR03571 family LLM class oxidoreductase: MNGFQSINKGYNSVFRPNEMSLGLVVPIEYYPVAKLPTMGDHLQKVQLAEKLGFKAIWLRDIPLNVPAFGDVGQMYDPLTYLAYMAGQTSEIALGVASIALPLHHPVHIAKQAATVDQLSDGRLILGVASGDRPDEYPAMGIDFESRGERFREAFQYVRAAGEDFPTLETTHFGNLDGTVDVLPKPIGKKIPMLLTGHSRQSIDWNAAHGDGWMYYLRNPKMQANTIADWREKV, encoded by the coding sequence ATGAATGGATTCCAATCCATAAACAAAGGCTACAACAGTGTCTTCCGACCCAATGAGATGAGTCTTGGATTGGTGGTGCCAATCGAGTATTATCCGGTCGCCAAGTTACCTACGATGGGGGACCACCTCCAGAAAGTCCAGCTGGCAGAAAAGCTCGGATTCAAGGCGATCTGGTTGCGGGACATTCCGCTCAATGTCCCTGCCTTTGGAGATGTGGGGCAGATGTACGACCCGCTGACCTATCTCGCCTATATGGCTGGACAGACCAGTGAGATCGCCTTGGGGGTCGCCAGCATCGCCTTGCCATTGCATCATCCGGTGCATATCGCCAAGCAGGCCGCAACGGTCGATCAGCTCTCTGATGGTCGACTCATACTGGGTGTGGCCTCGGGCGACCGACCAGATGAATATCCGGCCATGGGCATCGACTTCGAAAGTCGGGGCGAACGGTTTCGAGAGGCTTTCCAATATGTAAGAGCTGCTGGAGAAGACTTCCCCACGCTCGAGACCACTCATTTTGGAAATCTGGATGGCACGGTGGATGTGCTGCCCAAACCTATTGGCAAGAAAATCCCGATGCTCCTCACCGGACACAGCCGTCAGAGCATCGACTGGAATGCCGCACATGGCGATGGATGGATGTACTACCTCCGCAATCCCAAGATGCAGGCCAATACCATTGCCGACTGGAGGGAGAAGGTGG